The DNA segment GGGCTTCATTGTCTATTCAGTAACTAAATACAAATTAGTATTCTAATACTGCACGACGGTTTTTAGCGTAGTCAGCTTCAGTGTGACCTAACACAGCCGGTTTTTCTTCACCGTAAGAAACAGTTGAAACTTGGTTAGCACCTTTAGTTGCTAAGTAGTTTTTAACTGCGTCTGCACGACGTTGACCTAATGCGATGTTGTACTCTGGAGTACCACGTTCGTCAGCGTGACCAGCAACAGTTACTTTACCGTTTGCAGATGTTAAGTATGCAGCGTGTGCATCTAAAAGTTGTTGGTACTCACCTTCAACTGCGTAGCTATCGAAACCGAAGTACACAGTGTTGTAACGAGTTTGTAAGTCTTCAGCAGTCATACCGCCGAATTGACCTGCGTTTGCGTTAGCATTTGCGTTAGCATTGTCTGATGAGCTGCTGCAAGCTGCTAATACGAATGCTGGTGCCGCAATCATCAATACTTTAGCTAGTTTTTTCATTTGTTGCTCCTAAAAAGAATTTTATTTTATTTAGTCAAATACGGTGACCAAGCAGGAAACTTAAATTGTCCACCTGCTCCCGGCAAGTTAGCTTTGAAACGGCCATCTGCGGACACCAATTGTAGCACTTTGCTCGTACCTTTGGTAGAGCTATAAATAACCATAATACCATTTGGCGAAATACTTGGACTTTCATCTAAGAACGTTGAACTCAATAC comes from the Sphingomonas mesophila genome and includes:
- the pal gene encoding peptidoglycan-associated lipoprotein Pal, whose amino-acid sequence is MKKLAKVLMIAAPAFVLAACSSSSDNANANANANAGQFGGMTAEDLQTRYNTVYFGFDSYAVEGEYQQLLDAHAAYLTSANGKVTVAGHADERGTPEYNIALGQRRADAVKNYLATKGANQVSTVSYGEEKPAVLGHTEADYAKNRRAVLEY